TAATCATGCATATAAACCCCCTGGTAGTTTGGACATATTACATCTCAGCAAGGAGTAGGAGCAAGGAGCAACTGCCAACAAGGACTCCTTGCAATTGAAGGGGACGCCTTCTAATAAACATTAAGTTGACATGAAATGCGCGCCAAACAAATGAAGCAAGTGCATTTCATCCCAGGCGAAGGTGGGTGTGCCCAGATGCTGTCTAAAGCCGTCCTTTCAGACCGGTTTTTTTGCGCCGACACCGCAGGATATGTttacaaattgaaaaatatagcCTGCGACTGGAAGAACGTGCAGCAAGAACTGCACAGTGGAAAGAGCTTATACAAATTTTCAtaagttttataaaataatttataaactatAAGCTAAAAGCTATaagaactttaaaaattaccatttaaaattttttttaaataatattcttctGGCACATCTGGATTTTGGAACATTTCATGGGTCAGTTGGTTGGGAAAATAGAGAAGACTCCTATAAGTGGACCGTCGACGTGCCGCGTACACAACTCTTTACACTAATGcagaaatatatatgtataatggTTTCCACGGAGAATACGCCATAGCTAGGTAATATATATGTAACTTGAAATGAATATTTCCTGCAGAAAAGTAGCCGGAGCTGGGAAAATCTGACACGAAACATTTGCGTGACAAGCAAAATGTTGGCACATCCGGGGACCACATCCAACAGACTTCCAAAGGGGGTATGACGGGGTCGGCAATGGGCATTTACGTCCAGTGCATTTCAGAGGGAAccagaaaaataattatgcCCCAAATCACAATAATGCTATAGGAGAAAGGGGCacagaaacataaaaaagaaCGCTAACAAATTAGGAGCGCTAGCACAGAAAACGAGTGGGCAGTGGCAGTGTCAGAAGCAGGGCGGTTAGCCGCAGGATATTTCTGCAATTTTCTGCAACCATGACATTGAAAATAAACTTCATGGGTTGAGGGAATGCGCAAATTGCATACACTTTAAACTATCAGAATATTACagaaattttggatatttaatGGCGTTATTATTACCATTGATAATACTTGATTTATAACTCAGGATacttatatttaaaacttgcaaatatatttttcaaaaaattttaatttcaatcatTTTATTGTCTTGGGTTTTTGCTATTTAGTATCTTGaattaaacacaaaaacgGCTAACAAACAGAGGCTTCATAAAACTCTACTTTGAGAATGTCAGAATGAcaacaattaaattttcttcTGTCTGCCGCCGCAATCAGAAAGCCTCCTCTCACCTACGTAGATGTCGCCGCATTGCGAAATTGTTGACAGAATTCAAATCAATGCCCACAGGGTGGAATTTCTGCAGCCACTGATGATGGTGATGAGGACGTCTGTACGAGTGTAGTCTTTGTCATAAATGTCACTTTCAATTTCGTTTGGCTGGCGTGCCGGGGTCGGTGGGTTCGATTAAAGCGTGTTTTGAATGACAAATTAGCTAAATTCAGTGCGACTCTATTTTGCCATCTTGCCTTCAGAGGAAACTCAAATTTAATTATGTCATTGCATCGGCCTGATGTGGATTCAATCAGCTGATAAATGTGAGcgtaatataaaatatttaagtatgACGTGTAGAAAAGTCAagaaataaattcaataaaagaTCTTAAGGTGGTGTTCTCCAATAATAAATAGCTTTCTATGCATGACATTAAAGACTGGCATCGGTGTGATGAAGAGCTCACTTGCTGTCCAAAACCCATTGATCCTTTTACCGCGAATGCAGCCCAAACTGAAAATGTCTGGGCCGGCAATGAGTGCTTCCTACTTCCTGTTTCCTGCTTCCGCCATCCCGACTGTCTTCAGACAACTGTACAAGCAACTATAACTGTCGGCAAGTTGGCTTTATTATTTCCACGCTGTTgaatatgcatataaaaaGCGAATCTGCCACCGGGAGGGGCGGCTCCCAACTTTGGGTAGCTTTGATAACTAGTGGCTCGCCCACTTTAGTCCTTCGGGCCATGGGCGGTTCGGTTGTCCTCGGTCCTTTGTAGCTCTGCCAAAGGCCAAGGCAGCCCTGGAGAGAGGCAGTCCCCAGTTGAGCAGCCTGGGGCGGGTGCATTATCACTTGCCAGCCGAGCAAAATGTTGTGGgtgcattaaatattttcccccCCTTTCGACCGCAAGACAAAAGAAACGCTTTACCAACCTCGGAGGCAGAGGGCCAGGCCAAGAGCATGTCCGAGCCGACCGAACTATGCCGGCCCCAGATGAGATGAGCGAAGGGCTACCCAGTCCGGGCCTTTGTCTGGGCTTTATATTAAACTATTTATGCCATCGCAGCAGCCGGTCCTCGGATCCCGGCCACCGGATCTCGAGGAGTCTCGGCTCGTTGGCGCTGCCAAGAATCGACTCGAAAATTTACCTACAGCAACTGAGTCCGTGTGCCGCATTCTCCGGGTGAAACATTTTGCGGggaatttatgaaaaatttaagGCAATTATGTGGCTTTGAGCGCAAAATCTCGAAGCTGTTGCGGAAAGAAGGAGGGATGGTCATTGATCACTTGGCTGGTCAGTTTGCGGCACAAGAAATTGTTCGTGGCATTCTGTGGGCAAAGTCCGAGGAGAAATACCAACTATGCCTTGGTATATATTGCTTCTTTAAAATTCGTTGGAAAGATTAAAAAACCTCGCCCTCGGGCGATGACTTAGTTCGGCAATCATTGGAAAATTCCGAGAGCAGAGCTGGACCTTCTGTAACCCGGTTGAGAACAGTTCCATCCTTCGAAAGGGTCCATGGTGTGAAGCATTTTCTATTTCAAATGGAAAATGTTAACAAGATTTTCCTAATCCCCCAATGACTCATTTCggtcaattaaaaattatcgCTAAGCCAGAAAAATGTTGCCAGTAAATCTTTCCGCCTGGGCGCCTCTTGCCAATAACTGATTCCACTTCCGTTTTGCATCTATGATGCATTTTCATGACCGGAAGTGGTGGTAAATGTTGCGGCATAGACAAAATTTTCCGTCGGTTGTACGGGGACAGCAATGGGAGCCAAAAACCCTAATTAGCCCGCTGCAACCCGAAATCCAATTGCCATGATAATTGTTCTTTCGGCCAGTCGTGAAATGGAAATTTTCGGGCAAAAGTCTTTGTTGGAAATCAATTGGCAGGCTCTTAAACAGTATCTATGCATGTAAATGGGCGTGTCGGTTATTTTGACAGTAGCTGTCAGTGTTGCATTTAGTTGGGGCAAGGATCCTATCCAAAGTATACAAACGAGAATACATCCAGCTTCCTTTTCTTTTGGGGAAAGGCTGAGGCAGGAGGTCGACCATGATGATACTCATATCTCTGCTGCAGCGAATGCAAGCTCTTCTACTCGACTGCCCTGCCActtccgcatccgcatccgaaTTCGCACCCCCACCCATACATACACACAGCCAAAGCCGCATCCACACCCACActcacatccacatccacaccCTCAACCCGCATCCGCATAGAGAATAGTTTTTCTTTGGCTTCTCTCATTTTTCATGCGCGCCAGCtaagcttttaattaaatgcaagaaaattcaattttaattaaaatttctcaAAAGTCTCTGGCCCGGCATTGCTGCGGATAGTGCAGCGATTGAATTGGTATGGGGCCTTACcaatgcggatgcggatgtggATGCGGATCCGGATCCGGATGAGGATTAGGTATGGGCTCTTGTCCTGTTTTCGATCCGGCTGTTCGACTCGAGTGTTTGCCAAACGtgtaaaattgaaaattaggAAATCGAATGCCACCAGTGGCAGCCTTAGACAAAGAAAGGGAGCGAGGCCAGGCACTGAGGCAGGCCGGGGAAGAGTTATCAGGAGCACAAAAGCAGAATTGTAAAGTAAttggaaatgaaaattcatttaGGGTCCGGATTGAGATGAACGAATGCGTCGGCAAAGGTTTCTCCAACTAAATGGGTCTTGGGGAAAGGGGCCTAAGCATAATCTGATGAGCTTTGTTGTTTCAAGCCATTCTTCGCTCATGAAACCATCTCATTTTCCTACTCAGTTTTGTCAAAATTATtccacatacatatgtagatCTGCAAGAACCACATCtattaaaacctttaaaaGTTTAAGGTTCACAAAGAAATCGATTGGAAAATATGGAACTCAAAGCCAACAACTAATCCACACGTGACTCAATATCTTGATTTTCGAGAAGGGGCACGGCCGGTGGCAAAGTTTTGAGTTAAAGTTTGTTAGTCCCCAAAAGCCCGGTCGGCTTTTGTGATCATTTTGCACATAATTTAAGGGCACACATCCCGTCAGTCATAAATTACACATATTACATGCACGTATAAGTCGCAAACCAGATACGAATTCGCAGCGTTCGAGGGCTGTGCGGCTGTGGCAAGAGTGCGTCTGCGAACTGGGACCAAAGTGCTTAACATACTTTTTGGCGCCCGGCCCAGGACACACACGCATTGCGACCACACTCAcagtcacacacacacaattgTACAAACAGACACATAGGCAAATAAACGCACGTAGCGCTAAAAGTTGGAAAAGTTTTGCGGGCCGCAAGTGAAAGCCGGAAAGTAAGTCAAGACGCCAGAAAGAGCTGGAAGTGTAACTTTTACTTTTGAGTTCCCCCGCCCGGTTAAATCTCTTCAAATGGTCCATTAAGTATACCTCTATTTAGAGGTATACCGCTTAGGTGTACTTCCATCGATTATTGCTTTTAAAAGACAACGAACCACCGGTGGCGTGAAAAAGTTATTATAAATGTATTGTGGCTTTAGGCCATATGATATTCTTTGAAAGTATTTTCTCTGAAAGCTATTAAAATTATCTCTAAGCATTTACAAAAGTAAACCAGTATTAATATGCCAGAATGTTAATAAATTTTGTGTATcttaagaatatttaaaattttttgtgtttttgcttttggcaTTAGCTTTGGCTAACCTCTTTTGAATGAATACCAAGTACCAGTATGGGGATATGTCTATTAAGCCTTGGTGCCAAAAAAAGTGTCAATCAGCTTATCCTATTTGTCCTGTTCTTTGGTCTGGTTGTATGGTGTGACAATGTTCCTGTCTACGATGAACCAAGATTGCCAGAGACTGTGATACCCTTCCATTACAACCTACAACTGATAACCCATTTAGAAGACTCGTCCAAATTTAGGTACGAGGGGGTCGTCAACATATCCATTCACATCCAGAAAGAAACCAATGAGCTAGTACTTCATGCAGCCGACTTTAAAATCAATATGAAGGAAGTATCATTGTGGAGCACTGACCATGTTTTTAAGTTGGTAAAGGCAAAGTTCAACAGGCGCCGCAGCTATATGGTTCTCACCTTTAACCAGCATCTGAGACCGGGAAAATTCTATACTCTGAAGATGCCATTTCAACGCCCCATGTCGGACGACAGCCAGACCGGATATGTTGTGAACCACTATGTGGACGGAGCAACATCCCGTACAAAGTGAGTATTGAATCTTGTTTTGTCATTGATTTCAATTCTTCCAAGCTAACATTCTTTACAGTTGGTACTCGGTGACTCACTTTAATAGGAATTCCATCCGGAACACAATGCCCAGTTTTGACGAGCCTTCTATGAGGGCTACTTTCAATGTGACCCATGGTCATCACAAACGCTTCCAGAGCTTCAGCAACATGAAGGTCCAGAAAGTCCTGCCCAAGTGAGTTCATTTTCAAGGTCTCTTCAAATGCTTCACCTCAGAGTACTTTAtatttggttttctttttttttagtcacCAGTTTGAGGACTATGTCTGGTCTGTTCACGAGACATCGCCACCAATCCCCACATATCTGCTGGCCTTTGCCCTAAACAACTTCACCTGCCACTTCAGCCAGTCGGCCAATACCAAGCCCATTAGCTTTCGCACCTGCTCGCCGGCAGGTCAGGTGCGCGAAACCTCTTTCGCCGCGCAGGTGGCGCCGCAGCTGCTTACCCACATTGAGGAGATATTGCAGGTCCAGCTCCCTCTGGAAAAGATTGATCAGCTGGTGGTGGACAACTTCCCCACGGCAGCGCTGGAAAACCTGGGCTTGGTGGTCTATGGCAGCCACATGATCCTCCACAAAGAGCTTCCCGGCGAACCACTCACACGCACACAACTACAAATTATGGAGCTAGTAGCCCATGAGATGGCCCACATGTGGTTTGGGAACCTACTGGGCCTCAATTGGTGGACGGACCTCTGGCTGTTGGAGGGCCTGTCTTGCTTTCTCCAGTCATTGGCCATAGAGAGGATGCAGCCGCGGATGGGCCTGCGGATGATGCTCCGTAGCCGTGAGTCATCTCTGATGCATGAGACGGTGAAAGGGGGCCTAATGCTGGTCCAGGATACAATGCCCATCGAGTCCGATACCCACATGTTTCAGAAGGGCACCGCGCTGATGGTCATGCTCTGCTCCATGTTGGGCAACACCACTTTCTTTGACGGCCTACAGCGGCACCTATGGAAGCACAGCTTCGATAGCAGTACTCCCGGAGACTTCCTACGGGCGATACAACTGGCAGGCGAGCGGCATGACTCGCTCCCGGAAGGCTACGATGTAAGGACCATCATGAACACGTGGACCATGCAGAGCGGCTATCCGCTGGTGACGGTGAGCCGGAGCGATTATGGTCTGGATGTAAGTCAGAGTGACGCCCTCGATGATAACAGTACGGAGCTATGGTGGATCCCGCTCACCTTTACCATGCAGGAATCGTCAGACTTCCAGCGCACTCTTCCGGAAGCCTGGCTCACTCCGGACAAGCCGAAACTACATCTGAATCTTACTCTGCCCCAGGGCGACTGGGTAATCTTCAACCTTCAGGCCCTCGGCTACTACAGAGTCGAATACGATGAGCACAACCTGAAACTTTTAGCCAAGGCGCTGTTCAATAATTTTCGTAGTATCCATGTTCTGAACAGAGCCCAGATCGTCAGCGATGTCCTCTTCCTGAGGCGCCAGGGCCGTATAAGCTGGAACAACGCCTTCGAGGTGCTCAAGTACATTATTGACGAGGACGAGTACGAGCCACTGATGGCCTTCGTTGTGGGGGTTACTAACGGcttctggggcctgtcgccGGACACTTCCATTTCCATTGCGGTAAGTGGGAAAAATTAACCATCCAGTGGCATTTTTTAAACGAAAATAACATCCGGCCACCCCTTACAGAAATGGCTGGGCATTGCCGGGAAGTGGTACGCGGAGTTCATCAGTTACACGTTCGACAAGTTCGTGATGCAGGAGCAAAGTTTGAATACCCTCGATATGCCGCACTAGCTTCCACCAGGGCACGGAGGGGTGCTGTTGGGGGTTCCCAGGGAACCGCAGGATAATGGACCAGAGCAGCCCCAGTGGCACTTCCTCCTGCGCGAACAAGCAAAATGAAACCGCCATCAATGAACCGCAATTGTATTTGTTTGCAAATAACTGAGCGTTATCTGAGACTATTTATCTTTATctacagcaacagcaacagccacgACGGCAGCTCCGCACAATGCCAAAGGACCCGGCCGCAGGAGCCAATGGCTGGGAGTAGTAGTGGCCAACTGGGAGCCGGGGCGATGGTTACTGGTAACTGGTAACTGCGGCTACACTTACAACCCGCCGAGTGCCAAGGCGCCAACTGAAATAATGACGGCAGGCGAAATAACAATAAAGGCTAAGACTCCGGCAGAGGGGCGAGCCAAGACCCAAGTAAAGGACAATATCGATGCTCCTTTTCCGCATAACGGAGAGCGTTAAAGACAATGCCAGCCAGGACCCTAATGCGGCGATTCcaatggcgatggcgatggcaaTGCAATGAACTTCTTCAGTCCAAGTTCTTAAAGGAATTTAACATCGTCACtcagaaaatgaaaaataccCACAATCCTACACAAtttggtttatatttttatacccttgcagtgggtactataattttggtcaaaagtgtgcaacgcagagaaggagacatctccgaccctataaagtatatagggatcaggatcacctcctgagttgatatgagaatGCACGTCTGAATGTTGCTACGCAAACtaatctctcagttttaaagctatcgactttaaACTTTACATACAGGCGTCTTTCCTTTGCACCCAGTATATATGGTAAATctgaacggccgggatcgaccgactatattctatagctgccgcAAAACTGATTTTTCGCAAACGCAATAACATggaatgagaattgggaaaaaaaTAGTCATCACTTAGGGCCATATAgcggaaaaccccattttcaaggatcacatcccgaaaaatggacaaaaaatctaaaaaatattttgtctcagggttttgatgccgaatggtggcgaataatcccagaaatcgtttaaggtactccgcttgagaatcggtaaagaattggggaagctatagc
This region of Drosophila bipectinata strain 14024-0381.07 chromosome 2L, DbipHiC1v2, whole genome shotgun sequence genomic DNA includes:
- the LOC108125520 gene encoding aminopeptidase N, whose product is MGICLLSLGAKKSVNQLILFVLFFGLVVWCDNVPVYDEPRLPETVIPFHYNLQLITHLEDSSKFRYEGVVNISIHIQKETNELVLHAADFKINMKEVSLWSTDHVFKLVKAKFNRRRSYMVLTFNQHLRPGKFYTLKMPFQRPMSDDSQTGYVVNHYVDGATSRTNWYSVTHFNRNSIRNTMPSFDEPSMRATFNVTHGHHKRFQSFSNMKVQKVLPNHQFEDYVWSVHETSPPIPTYLLAFALNNFTCHFSQSANTKPISFRTCSPAGQVRETSFAAQVAPQLLTHIEEILQVQLPLEKIDQLVVDNFPTAALENLGLVVYGSHMILHKELPGEPLTRTQLQIMELVAHEMAHMWFGNLLGLNWWTDLWLLEGLSCFLQSLAIERMQPRMGLRMMLRSRESSLMHETVKGGLMLVQDTMPIESDTHMFQKGTALMVMLCSMLGNTTFFDGLQRHLWKHSFDSSTPGDFLRAIQLAGERHDSLPEGYDVRTIMNTWTMQSGYPLVTVSRSDYGLDVSQSDALDDNSTELWWIPLTFTMQESSDFQRTLPEAWLTPDKPKLHLNLTLPQGDWVIFNLQALGYYRVEYDEHNLKLLAKALFNNFRSIHVLNRAQIVSDVLFLRRQGRISWNNAFEVLKYIIDEDEYEPLMAFVVGVTNGFWGLSPDTSISIAKWLGIAGKWYAEFISYTFDKFVMQEQSLNTLDMPH